A stretch of the Hypomesus transpacificus isolate Combined female chromosome 12, fHypTra1, whole genome shotgun sequence genome encodes the following:
- the dzip1 gene encoding zinc finger protein Dzip1 isoform X2, with the protein MLLLGLADVECLAPFYNNIYYPYTRETQGTHSSAGIPSLLNSPLSQPYTSGPPPPAMSASSSTTIPPFKFRQRRESVDWRRVSAVDVDLVASELDFLTLQEHVQGVTFCSVEGERCSRCQSPVDPALLKLFRLAQLTVEYLLHSQEVLTLSLQAAEERLRAAGLDRDQVLAQQQKQAEEITALKAELRHRKKIIKSHQNVLASRLTNCHKCQHCDKAFMNSSFLQNHMQRRHPEEYDSQCRSDSERKHQITSLKGEVVSLKEEVISLKGEVNQQQQALRAKTTQEKDQAAMHEELERLDRKLQDTTGGIRRELDMFHRNNAQLQVARQEPDLSVAPRQVERDHDQDRALHRLTQQIKQQDKKWESALQKMRADHESETAELQRELSRMQSSLSEQLDRGLRQREEMSQRLQEKELTIVAQREQIRHISLNPPTKVVEVPVLVSAPAPAPKPKRVMSEQPPSATKLDPIEEMSEEEKDSSSVSGRPEATRPEVKKPEQKQEARKQAAASVTTPRVLRKIPDIQRELRPALEQALLEKLETLGVRAGLTGLRNREYSDLVAKVRLERESVARDVPGYWRHRKEVAHTLERRLKGKKTGGQQAKPRTPTQVTQSRARSSSLPSRVTQVMSGPVAKQVQPPQPAPRTKTSTLPKTSTPRTPPFSSDEESEDEEETEEEEEEEEEQPQKQRPERGPQHKAPPPRTTQPQPKPSQGRPTHTKPIQARPTHTKPTPARPSHAKTTRSNLSQTQPPPPKTPQQPKGRVVDKNKTAVNAGRTAVTAVESEGEWTDGSEMEEIDLQQLQNYTDQNGNVGKTTNNNLVKGLTKSLEKQLADRGPKKPVGGVSTLPESKDVVRELKYTEMDESSEDWDVSSLEDLALPEGSKAAPGPAPVRKSLDSSGTSVWGTSTGKRGLSETGTGSTLKSSLVSVSDFSDTDDI; encoded by the exons ATGCTTCTGCTGGGCTTGGCTGATGTAGAGTGTCTAGCG CCGTTTTACAACAACATATACTATCCCTATACGCGAGAGACCCAGGGGACTCACTCTTCAGCTGGCATCCCCTCCTTACTGAACTCCCCCCTGAGCCAGCCCTATACCAGCGGACCACCACCTCCCGCCATGTCCgcctcttcctccaccaccatTCCCCCCTTCAAGTTCCGGCAGCGGCGCGAGAGCGTGGACTGGCGTCGCGTCAGTGCCGTTGACGTGGACCTGGTGGCGAGCGAGCTGGACTTCCTCACGCTGCAGGAGCACGTCCAGGGGGTGACCTTCTGCAGCGTGGAGGGCGAGCGCTGCTCGCGCTGCCAGAGCCCCGTGGACCCGGCCCTGCTCAAGCTCTTCAGGCTGGCCCAGCTCACTGTGGAGTACCTGCTGCACTCCCAGGAGGTCCTGACCCTCAGCCTGCAGGCGgcggaggagaggctgagggccGCGGGCCTCGACAGGGACCAGGTTCTGGCCCAGCAGCAGAAGCAGGCGGAGGAGATCACGGCTCTGAAAGCCGAGCTGAGGCACAGGAAGAAGATCATTAAGAGTCACCAGAACGTGCTCGCCTCACGTCTCACCAACTGCCACAAG TGTCAACATTGTGATAAAGCCTTCATGAATTCCTCCTTTCTGCAAAATCACATGCAGCGTCGTCACCCAGAGGAGTATGACTCCC AATGTAGGTCAGACAGTGAGAGGAAACATCAGATAACTTCACTCAAGGGGGAGGTTGTTAGCCTCAAGGAGGAGGTTATTAGCCTGAAGGGGGAGGTCAACCAGCAGCAACAAGCTCTGCGGGCCAAAACCACTCAG GAGAAAGACCAAGCGGCCATGcacgaggagctggagagattGGACCGGAAACTCCAGGATACCACGGGTGGCATCAGGAGGGAGCTGGACATGTTCCACAGAAACAACGCACAG cttcAGGTGGCCCGTCAGGAGCCGGACCTCAGTGTGGCTCCTCgtcaggtagagagagaccacGACCAGGACAGAGCTCTCCACAGGCTGACACAACAGATCAAGCAACAG GACAAAAAATGGGAATCTGCGCTGCAGAAAATGAGAGCGGACCACGAGAGTGAAACGGCCGAG ctccagAGGGAGCTGAGCAGGATGCAGTCGTCGCTGTCGGAGCAGCTGGACCGGGGcctgaggcagagggaggagatgagccAGCGGCTGCAGGAGAAGGAGCTCACCATCGTGGCTCAGAGGGAACAG ATAAGGCACATTTCTTTGAATCCACCAACCAAAGTGGTTGAAGTTCCAG TGTTAGTCTCTGCTCCAGCACCAGCACCTAAACCAAAAAGAGTGATGTCTG AGCAGCCTCCCTCTGCTACTAAACTGGATCCAATAGAGGAGAtgtcagaggaggagaaag ACTCCAGCAGCGTGTCCGGAAGGCCAGAGGCCACGAGGCCGGAGGTGAAGAAGCCCGAGCAGAAACAGGAAGCCAGGAAGCAGGCGGCGGCGAGCGTGACGACCCCGCGCGTGCTCAGGAAGATCCCCGACATCCAGAGGGAGCTGCGGCCCGCTCTGGAGCAGGCACTCCTGGAGAAGCTGGAGACCCTGGGAGTCCGAGCG GGGCTGACTGGTCTGCGGAACAGGGAGTACAGCGACCTCGTGGCCAAGGTGcgtctggagagggagagcgtcGCGAGGGACGTCCCCGGCTACTGGCGCCACCGCAAGGAGGTGGCCCACACCCTGGAGCGGAGACTGAAGGGAAAGAAGACGGGGGGGCAGCAGGCCAAACCCAGGACCCCGACTCAAG TGACTCAGAGCAGAGCGCGGTCCAGCAGCTTGCCCTCCAGGGTCACACAGGTGATGTCAGGGCCAGTGGCCAAGCAGGTGCAGCCCCCTCAGCCAGCCCCTCGGACCAAGACCAGCACCCTACCCAAGACCTCCACTCCCAG AACACCTCCGTTTAGTTCAGACGAGGAGTctgaagacgaggaggagacggaggaggaggaggaggaagaggaggaacagcCTCAGAAACAGAGACCAGAACGAGGCCCTCAACACAAAGCCCCACCACCCAGGACCACGCAGCCCCAACCTAAACCCAGCCAGGGCAGGCCAACCCACACCAAGCCCATCCAGGCCAGGCCGACCCACACCAAGCCCACACCGGCCAGGCCAAGCCATGCCAAGACGACTCGTAGCAACCTGAGCCAGACCCAGCCTCCACCGCCCAAAACCCCGCAGCAGCCAAAAGGCCGTGTAGTCGACAAAAACAAGACGGCGGTCAACGCGGGCAGGACGGCCGTGACTGCGgtggagagcgagggggagTGGACAGACGGGAGCGAGATGGAGGAGATCGACCTGCAGCAGCTCCAGAACTACACCGACCAGAATGGCAACGTGGGGAAAACGACAAACA ACAACCTGGTCAAGGGTTTGACAAAAAGCCTTGAGAAGCAGCTGGCTGACAGAGGACCAAAGAAGCCAGTAGGGGGAGTGAGCACACTACCAGAGAGCAAAGATGTGGTACGGGAACTCAAG
- the dzip1 gene encoding zinc finger protein Dzip1 isoform X1, whose protein sequence is MLLLGLADVECLAPFYNNIYYPYTRETQGTHSSAGIPSLLNSPLSQPYTSGPPPPAMSASSSTTIPPFKFRQRRESVDWRRVSAVDVDLVASELDFLTLQEHVQGVTFCSVEGERCSRCQSPVDPALLKLFRLAQLTVEYLLHSQEVLTLSLQAAEERLRAAGLDRDQVLAQQQKQAEEITALKAELRHRKKIIKSHQNVLASRLTNCHKCQHCDKAFMNSSFLQNHMQRRHPEEYDSQCRSDSERKHQITSLKGEVVSLKEEVISLKGEVNQQQQALRAKTTQEKDQAAMHEELERLDRKLQDTTGGIRRELDMFHRNNAQQLQVARQEPDLSVAPRQVERDHDQDRALHRLTQQIKQQDKKWESALQKMRADHESETAELQRELSRMQSSLSEQLDRGLRQREEMSQRLQEKELTIVAQREQIRHISLNPPTKVVEVPVLVSAPAPAPKPKRVMSEQPPSATKLDPIEEMSEEEKDSSSVSGRPEATRPEVKKPEQKQEARKQAAASVTTPRVLRKIPDIQRELRPALEQALLEKLETLGVRAGLTGLRNREYSDLVAKVRLERESVARDVPGYWRHRKEVAHTLERRLKGKKTGGQQAKPRTPTQVTQSRARSSSLPSRVTQVMSGPVAKQVQPPQPAPRTKTSTLPKTSTPRTPPFSSDEESEDEEETEEEEEEEEEQPQKQRPERGPQHKAPPPRTTQPQPKPSQGRPTHTKPIQARPTHTKPTPARPSHAKTTRSNLSQTQPPPPKTPQQPKGRVVDKNKTAVNAGRTAVTAVESEGEWTDGSEMEEIDLQQLQNYTDQNGNVGKTTNNNLVKGLTKSLEKQLADRGPKKPVGGVSTLPESKDVVRELKYTEMDESSEDWDVSSLEDLALPEGSKAAPGPAPVRKSLDSSGTSVWGTSTGKRGLSETGTGSTLKSSLVSVSDFSDTDDI, encoded by the exons ATGCTTCTGCTGGGCTTGGCTGATGTAGAGTGTCTAGCG CCGTTTTACAACAACATATACTATCCCTATACGCGAGAGACCCAGGGGACTCACTCTTCAGCTGGCATCCCCTCCTTACTGAACTCCCCCCTGAGCCAGCCCTATACCAGCGGACCACCACCTCCCGCCATGTCCgcctcttcctccaccaccatTCCCCCCTTCAAGTTCCGGCAGCGGCGCGAGAGCGTGGACTGGCGTCGCGTCAGTGCCGTTGACGTGGACCTGGTGGCGAGCGAGCTGGACTTCCTCACGCTGCAGGAGCACGTCCAGGGGGTGACCTTCTGCAGCGTGGAGGGCGAGCGCTGCTCGCGCTGCCAGAGCCCCGTGGACCCGGCCCTGCTCAAGCTCTTCAGGCTGGCCCAGCTCACTGTGGAGTACCTGCTGCACTCCCAGGAGGTCCTGACCCTCAGCCTGCAGGCGgcggaggagaggctgagggccGCGGGCCTCGACAGGGACCAGGTTCTGGCCCAGCAGCAGAAGCAGGCGGAGGAGATCACGGCTCTGAAAGCCGAGCTGAGGCACAGGAAGAAGATCATTAAGAGTCACCAGAACGTGCTCGCCTCACGTCTCACCAACTGCCACAAG TGTCAACATTGTGATAAAGCCTTCATGAATTCCTCCTTTCTGCAAAATCACATGCAGCGTCGTCACCCAGAGGAGTATGACTCCC AATGTAGGTCAGACAGTGAGAGGAAACATCAGATAACTTCACTCAAGGGGGAGGTTGTTAGCCTCAAGGAGGAGGTTATTAGCCTGAAGGGGGAGGTCAACCAGCAGCAACAAGCTCTGCGGGCCAAAACCACTCAG GAGAAAGACCAAGCGGCCATGcacgaggagctggagagattGGACCGGAAACTCCAGGATACCACGGGTGGCATCAGGAGGGAGCTGGACATGTTCCACAGAAACAACGCACAG cagcttcAGGTGGCCCGTCAGGAGCCGGACCTCAGTGTGGCTCCTCgtcaggtagagagagaccacGACCAGGACAGAGCTCTCCACAGGCTGACACAACAGATCAAGCAACAG GACAAAAAATGGGAATCTGCGCTGCAGAAAATGAGAGCGGACCACGAGAGTGAAACGGCCGAG ctccagAGGGAGCTGAGCAGGATGCAGTCGTCGCTGTCGGAGCAGCTGGACCGGGGcctgaggcagagggaggagatgagccAGCGGCTGCAGGAGAAGGAGCTCACCATCGTGGCTCAGAGGGAACAG ATAAGGCACATTTCTTTGAATCCACCAACCAAAGTGGTTGAAGTTCCAG TGTTAGTCTCTGCTCCAGCACCAGCACCTAAACCAAAAAGAGTGATGTCTG AGCAGCCTCCCTCTGCTACTAAACTGGATCCAATAGAGGAGAtgtcagaggaggagaaag ACTCCAGCAGCGTGTCCGGAAGGCCAGAGGCCACGAGGCCGGAGGTGAAGAAGCCCGAGCAGAAACAGGAAGCCAGGAAGCAGGCGGCGGCGAGCGTGACGACCCCGCGCGTGCTCAGGAAGATCCCCGACATCCAGAGGGAGCTGCGGCCCGCTCTGGAGCAGGCACTCCTGGAGAAGCTGGAGACCCTGGGAGTCCGAGCG GGGCTGACTGGTCTGCGGAACAGGGAGTACAGCGACCTCGTGGCCAAGGTGcgtctggagagggagagcgtcGCGAGGGACGTCCCCGGCTACTGGCGCCACCGCAAGGAGGTGGCCCACACCCTGGAGCGGAGACTGAAGGGAAAGAAGACGGGGGGGCAGCAGGCCAAACCCAGGACCCCGACTCAAG TGACTCAGAGCAGAGCGCGGTCCAGCAGCTTGCCCTCCAGGGTCACACAGGTGATGTCAGGGCCAGTGGCCAAGCAGGTGCAGCCCCCTCAGCCAGCCCCTCGGACCAAGACCAGCACCCTACCCAAGACCTCCACTCCCAG AACACCTCCGTTTAGTTCAGACGAGGAGTctgaagacgaggaggagacggaggaggaggaggaggaagaggaggaacagcCTCAGAAACAGAGACCAGAACGAGGCCCTCAACACAAAGCCCCACCACCCAGGACCACGCAGCCCCAACCTAAACCCAGCCAGGGCAGGCCAACCCACACCAAGCCCATCCAGGCCAGGCCGACCCACACCAAGCCCACACCGGCCAGGCCAAGCCATGCCAAGACGACTCGTAGCAACCTGAGCCAGACCCAGCCTCCACCGCCCAAAACCCCGCAGCAGCCAAAAGGCCGTGTAGTCGACAAAAACAAGACGGCGGTCAACGCGGGCAGGACGGCCGTGACTGCGgtggagagcgagggggagTGGACAGACGGGAGCGAGATGGAGGAGATCGACCTGCAGCAGCTCCAGAACTACACCGACCAGAATGGCAACGTGGGGAAAACGACAAACA ACAACCTGGTCAAGGGTTTGACAAAAAGCCTTGAGAAGCAGCTGGCTGACAGAGGACCAAAGAAGCCAGTAGGGGGAGTGAGCACACTACCAGAGAGCAAAGATGTGGTACGGGAACTCAAG
- the dzip1 gene encoding zinc finger protein Dzip1 isoform X4 encodes MLLLGLADVECLAPFYNNIYYPYTRETQGTHSSAGIPSLLNSPLSQPYTSGPPPPAMSASSSTTIPPFKFRQRRESVDWRRVSAVDVDLVASELDFLTLQEHVQGVTFCSVEGERCSRCQSPVDPALLKLFRLAQLTVEYLLHSQEVLTLSLQAAEERLRAAGLDRDQVLAQQQKQAEEITALKAELRHRKKIIKSHQNVLASRLTNCHKCQHCDKAFMNSSFLQNHMQRRHPEEYDSQCRSDSERKHQITSLKGEVVSLKEEVISLKGEVNQQQQALRAKTTQEKDQAAMHEELERLDRKLQDTTGGIRRELDMFHRNNAQQLQVARQEPDLSVAPRQVERDHDQDRALHRLTQQIKQQDKKWESALQKMRADHESETAELQRELSRMQSSLSEQLDRGLRQREEMSQRLQEKELTIVAQREQIRHISLNPPTKVVEVPVLVSAPAPAPKPKRVMSDSSSVSGRPEATRPEVKKPEQKQEARKQAAASVTTPRVLRKIPDIQRELRPALEQALLEKLETLGVRAGLTGLRNREYSDLVAKVRLERESVARDVPGYWRHRKEVAHTLERRLKGKKTGGQQAKPRTPTQVTQSRARSSSLPSRVTQVMSGPVAKQVQPPQPAPRTKTSTLPKTSTPRTPPFSSDEESEDEEETEEEEEEEEEQPQKQRPERGPQHKAPPPRTTQPQPKPSQGRPTHTKPIQARPTHTKPTPARPSHAKTTRSNLSQTQPPPPKTPQQPKGRVVDKNKTAVNAGRTAVTAVESEGEWTDGSEMEEIDLQQLQNYTDQNGNVGKTTNNNLVKGLTKSLEKQLADRGPKKPVGGVSTLPESKDVVRELKYTEMDESSEDWDVSSLEDLALPEGSKAAPGPAPVRKSLDSSGTSVWGTSTGKRGLSETGTGSTLKSSLVSVSDFSDTDDI; translated from the exons ATGCTTCTGCTGGGCTTGGCTGATGTAGAGTGTCTAGCG CCGTTTTACAACAACATATACTATCCCTATACGCGAGAGACCCAGGGGACTCACTCTTCAGCTGGCATCCCCTCCTTACTGAACTCCCCCCTGAGCCAGCCCTATACCAGCGGACCACCACCTCCCGCCATGTCCgcctcttcctccaccaccatTCCCCCCTTCAAGTTCCGGCAGCGGCGCGAGAGCGTGGACTGGCGTCGCGTCAGTGCCGTTGACGTGGACCTGGTGGCGAGCGAGCTGGACTTCCTCACGCTGCAGGAGCACGTCCAGGGGGTGACCTTCTGCAGCGTGGAGGGCGAGCGCTGCTCGCGCTGCCAGAGCCCCGTGGACCCGGCCCTGCTCAAGCTCTTCAGGCTGGCCCAGCTCACTGTGGAGTACCTGCTGCACTCCCAGGAGGTCCTGACCCTCAGCCTGCAGGCGgcggaggagaggctgagggccGCGGGCCTCGACAGGGACCAGGTTCTGGCCCAGCAGCAGAAGCAGGCGGAGGAGATCACGGCTCTGAAAGCCGAGCTGAGGCACAGGAAGAAGATCATTAAGAGTCACCAGAACGTGCTCGCCTCACGTCTCACCAACTGCCACAAG TGTCAACATTGTGATAAAGCCTTCATGAATTCCTCCTTTCTGCAAAATCACATGCAGCGTCGTCACCCAGAGGAGTATGACTCCC AATGTAGGTCAGACAGTGAGAGGAAACATCAGATAACTTCACTCAAGGGGGAGGTTGTTAGCCTCAAGGAGGAGGTTATTAGCCTGAAGGGGGAGGTCAACCAGCAGCAACAAGCTCTGCGGGCCAAAACCACTCAG GAGAAAGACCAAGCGGCCATGcacgaggagctggagagattGGACCGGAAACTCCAGGATACCACGGGTGGCATCAGGAGGGAGCTGGACATGTTCCACAGAAACAACGCACAG cagcttcAGGTGGCCCGTCAGGAGCCGGACCTCAGTGTGGCTCCTCgtcaggtagagagagaccacGACCAGGACAGAGCTCTCCACAGGCTGACACAACAGATCAAGCAACAG GACAAAAAATGGGAATCTGCGCTGCAGAAAATGAGAGCGGACCACGAGAGTGAAACGGCCGAG ctccagAGGGAGCTGAGCAGGATGCAGTCGTCGCTGTCGGAGCAGCTGGACCGGGGcctgaggcagagggaggagatgagccAGCGGCTGCAGGAGAAGGAGCTCACCATCGTGGCTCAGAGGGAACAG ATAAGGCACATTTCTTTGAATCCACCAACCAAAGTGGTTGAAGTTCCAG TGTTAGTCTCTGCTCCAGCACCAGCACCTAAACCAAAAAGAGTGATGTCTG ACTCCAGCAGCGTGTCCGGAAGGCCAGAGGCCACGAGGCCGGAGGTGAAGAAGCCCGAGCAGAAACAGGAAGCCAGGAAGCAGGCGGCGGCGAGCGTGACGACCCCGCGCGTGCTCAGGAAGATCCCCGACATCCAGAGGGAGCTGCGGCCCGCTCTGGAGCAGGCACTCCTGGAGAAGCTGGAGACCCTGGGAGTCCGAGCG GGGCTGACTGGTCTGCGGAACAGGGAGTACAGCGACCTCGTGGCCAAGGTGcgtctggagagggagagcgtcGCGAGGGACGTCCCCGGCTACTGGCGCCACCGCAAGGAGGTGGCCCACACCCTGGAGCGGAGACTGAAGGGAAAGAAGACGGGGGGGCAGCAGGCCAAACCCAGGACCCCGACTCAAG TGACTCAGAGCAGAGCGCGGTCCAGCAGCTTGCCCTCCAGGGTCACACAGGTGATGTCAGGGCCAGTGGCCAAGCAGGTGCAGCCCCCTCAGCCAGCCCCTCGGACCAAGACCAGCACCCTACCCAAGACCTCCACTCCCAG AACACCTCCGTTTAGTTCAGACGAGGAGTctgaagacgaggaggagacggaggaggaggaggaggaagaggaggaacagcCTCAGAAACAGAGACCAGAACGAGGCCCTCAACACAAAGCCCCACCACCCAGGACCACGCAGCCCCAACCTAAACCCAGCCAGGGCAGGCCAACCCACACCAAGCCCATCCAGGCCAGGCCGACCCACACCAAGCCCACACCGGCCAGGCCAAGCCATGCCAAGACGACTCGTAGCAACCTGAGCCAGACCCAGCCTCCACCGCCCAAAACCCCGCAGCAGCCAAAAGGCCGTGTAGTCGACAAAAACAAGACGGCGGTCAACGCGGGCAGGACGGCCGTGACTGCGgtggagagcgagggggagTGGACAGACGGGAGCGAGATGGAGGAGATCGACCTGCAGCAGCTCCAGAACTACACCGACCAGAATGGCAACGTGGGGAAAACGACAAACA ACAACCTGGTCAAGGGTTTGACAAAAAGCCTTGAGAAGCAGCTGGCTGACAGAGGACCAAAGAAGCCAGTAGGGGGAGTGAGCACACTACCAGAGAGCAAAGATGTGGTACGGGAACTCAAG
- the dzip1 gene encoding zinc finger protein Dzip1 isoform X3, which translates to MPFYNNIYYPYTRETQGTHSSAGIPSLLNSPLSQPYTSGPPPPAMSASSSTTIPPFKFRQRRESVDWRRVSAVDVDLVASELDFLTLQEHVQGVTFCSVEGERCSRCQSPVDPALLKLFRLAQLTVEYLLHSQEVLTLSLQAAEERLRAAGLDRDQVLAQQQKQAEEITALKAELRHRKKIIKSHQNVLASRLTNCHKCQHCDKAFMNSSFLQNHMQRRHPEEYDSQCRSDSERKHQITSLKGEVVSLKEEVISLKGEVNQQQQALRAKTTQEKDQAAMHEELERLDRKLQDTTGGIRRELDMFHRNNAQQLQVARQEPDLSVAPRQVERDHDQDRALHRLTQQIKQQDKKWESALQKMRADHESETAELQRELSRMQSSLSEQLDRGLRQREEMSQRLQEKELTIVAQREQIRHISLNPPTKVVEVPVLVSAPAPAPKPKRVMSEQPPSATKLDPIEEMSEEEKDSSSVSGRPEATRPEVKKPEQKQEARKQAAASVTTPRVLRKIPDIQRELRPALEQALLEKLETLGVRAGLTGLRNREYSDLVAKVRLERESVARDVPGYWRHRKEVAHTLERRLKGKKTGGQQAKPRTPTQVTQSRARSSSLPSRVTQVMSGPVAKQVQPPQPAPRTKTSTLPKTSTPRTPPFSSDEESEDEEETEEEEEEEEEQPQKQRPERGPQHKAPPPRTTQPQPKPSQGRPTHTKPIQARPTHTKPTPARPSHAKTTRSNLSQTQPPPPKTPQQPKGRVVDKNKTAVNAGRTAVTAVESEGEWTDGSEMEEIDLQQLQNYTDQNGNVGKTTNNNLVKGLTKSLEKQLADRGPKKPVGGVSTLPESKDVVRELKYTEMDESSEDWDVSSLEDLALPEGSKAAPGPAPVRKSLDSSGTSVWGTSTGKRGLSETGTGSTLKSSLVSVSDFSDTDDI; encoded by the exons ATG CCGTTTTACAACAACATATACTATCCCTATACGCGAGAGACCCAGGGGACTCACTCTTCAGCTGGCATCCCCTCCTTACTGAACTCCCCCCTGAGCCAGCCCTATACCAGCGGACCACCACCTCCCGCCATGTCCgcctcttcctccaccaccatTCCCCCCTTCAAGTTCCGGCAGCGGCGCGAGAGCGTGGACTGGCGTCGCGTCAGTGCCGTTGACGTGGACCTGGTGGCGAGCGAGCTGGACTTCCTCACGCTGCAGGAGCACGTCCAGGGGGTGACCTTCTGCAGCGTGGAGGGCGAGCGCTGCTCGCGCTGCCAGAGCCCCGTGGACCCGGCCCTGCTCAAGCTCTTCAGGCTGGCCCAGCTCACTGTGGAGTACCTGCTGCACTCCCAGGAGGTCCTGACCCTCAGCCTGCAGGCGgcggaggagaggctgagggccGCGGGCCTCGACAGGGACCAGGTTCTGGCCCAGCAGCAGAAGCAGGCGGAGGAGATCACGGCTCTGAAAGCCGAGCTGAGGCACAGGAAGAAGATCATTAAGAGTCACCAGAACGTGCTCGCCTCACGTCTCACCAACTGCCACAAG TGTCAACATTGTGATAAAGCCTTCATGAATTCCTCCTTTCTGCAAAATCACATGCAGCGTCGTCACCCAGAGGAGTATGACTCCC AATGTAGGTCAGACAGTGAGAGGAAACATCAGATAACTTCACTCAAGGGGGAGGTTGTTAGCCTCAAGGAGGAGGTTATTAGCCTGAAGGGGGAGGTCAACCAGCAGCAACAAGCTCTGCGGGCCAAAACCACTCAG GAGAAAGACCAAGCGGCCATGcacgaggagctggagagattGGACCGGAAACTCCAGGATACCACGGGTGGCATCAGGAGGGAGCTGGACATGTTCCACAGAAACAACGCACAG cagcttcAGGTGGCCCGTCAGGAGCCGGACCTCAGTGTGGCTCCTCgtcaggtagagagagaccacGACCAGGACAGAGCTCTCCACAGGCTGACACAACAGATCAAGCAACAG GACAAAAAATGGGAATCTGCGCTGCAGAAAATGAGAGCGGACCACGAGAGTGAAACGGCCGAG ctccagAGGGAGCTGAGCAGGATGCAGTCGTCGCTGTCGGAGCAGCTGGACCGGGGcctgaggcagagggaggagatgagccAGCGGCTGCAGGAGAAGGAGCTCACCATCGTGGCTCAGAGGGAACAG ATAAGGCACATTTCTTTGAATCCACCAACCAAAGTGGTTGAAGTTCCAG TGTTAGTCTCTGCTCCAGCACCAGCACCTAAACCAAAAAGAGTGATGTCTG AGCAGCCTCCCTCTGCTACTAAACTGGATCCAATAGAGGAGAtgtcagaggaggagaaag ACTCCAGCAGCGTGTCCGGAAGGCCAGAGGCCACGAGGCCGGAGGTGAAGAAGCCCGAGCAGAAACAGGAAGCCAGGAAGCAGGCGGCGGCGAGCGTGACGACCCCGCGCGTGCTCAGGAAGATCCCCGACATCCAGAGGGAGCTGCGGCCCGCTCTGGAGCAGGCACTCCTGGAGAAGCTGGAGACCCTGGGAGTCCGAGCG GGGCTGACTGGTCTGCGGAACAGGGAGTACAGCGACCTCGTGGCCAAGGTGcgtctggagagggagagcgtcGCGAGGGACGTCCCCGGCTACTGGCGCCACCGCAAGGAGGTGGCCCACACCCTGGAGCGGAGACTGAAGGGAAAGAAGACGGGGGGGCAGCAGGCCAAACCCAGGACCCCGACTCAAG TGACTCAGAGCAGAGCGCGGTCCAGCAGCTTGCCCTCCAGGGTCACACAGGTGATGTCAGGGCCAGTGGCCAAGCAGGTGCAGCCCCCTCAGCCAGCCCCTCGGACCAAGACCAGCACCCTACCCAAGACCTCCACTCCCAG AACACCTCCGTTTAGTTCAGACGAGGAGTctgaagacgaggaggagacggaggaggaggaggaggaagaggaggaacagcCTCAGAAACAGAGACCAGAACGAGGCCCTCAACACAAAGCCCCACCACCCAGGACCACGCAGCCCCAACCTAAACCCAGCCAGGGCAGGCCAACCCACACCAAGCCCATCCAGGCCAGGCCGACCCACACCAAGCCCACACCGGCCAGGCCAAGCCATGCCAAGACGACTCGTAGCAACCTGAGCCAGACCCAGCCTCCACCGCCCAAAACCCCGCAGCAGCCAAAAGGCCGTGTAGTCGACAAAAACAAGACGGCGGTCAACGCGGGCAGGACGGCCGTGACTGCGgtggagagcgagggggagTGGACAGACGGGAGCGAGATGGAGGAGATCGACCTGCAGCAGCTCCAGAACTACACCGACCAGAATGGCAACGTGGGGAAAACGACAAACA ACAACCTGGTCAAGGGTTTGACAAAAAGCCTTGAGAAGCAGCTGGCTGACAGAGGACCAAAGAAGCCAGTAGGGGGAGTGAGCACACTACCAGAGAGCAAAGATGTGGTACGGGAACTCAAG